In Balneolales bacterium ANBcel1, one genomic interval encodes:
- a CDS encoding DUF192 domain-containing protein — translation MYKLAITLLVLTLTAVSCSEEVDETVQQRGRTITPEAEAVIYDGDEQVVTVQVALAQTDLERSTGLMDVHELPFDSGMLFLFDDERPRSFWMVNTPISLDILFLDSNRKIVRIRTNTTPFSERQITSELPARYVLEVNAGFTREHDIREGMRLEW, via the coding sequence ATGTATAAACTCGCAATCACCCTCCTGGTATTGACACTGACTGCCGTATCATGCTCCGAAGAAGTCGACGAAACGGTACAGCAGCGGGGGCGCACCATCACACCTGAAGCAGAGGCGGTGATCTACGATGGCGATGAACAGGTTGTAACGGTACAGGTTGCTCTGGCGCAAACAGACCTGGAGCGAAGTACCGGATTGATGGATGTGCACGAGTTGCCTTTTGATTCCGGTATGCTCTTCCTTTTTGATGACGAACGGCCCAGAAGTTTCTGGATGGTCAACACACCGATCTCCCTGGATATCCTTTTTCTGGACAGCAATCGTAAAATCGTCCGTATCCGGACCAATACCACCCCTTTTTCGGAGCGCCAGATCACCTCGGAACTGCCGGCGCGATATGTACTGGAGGTGAATGCGGGTTTTACGCGTGAACACGATATCCGCGAGGGAATGCGACTGGAGTGGTGA
- a CDS encoding pitrilysin family protein has translation MSTPDRVQKTVLPNGLRIVTETIRTVRSLSAGIWVKTGSRHEKEEAAGITHFLEHMLFKGTERRSAYDIAQSMEAVGGYLNAFTSPEMTCYYARCLDTELDTALDVLTDMVLHSRFPEEEIEKEKKVVIEEMKMYRDNPEDFIFEEFHKQLFEPHPLGRPIIGYESTVNKFAQNDLFDYLHEQYHPSNVIIAVAGNAEHDRVVALVQKYFQPLERDFQGNGDQPITPYKAGSTVLKRPIEQTHFMMGRRALSATDADRYKLLLANTVLGSGMSSRLHQNIREKYGYCYHIQSFMEAFRDCGLFGIYTGTDRGYVDHIRELILTELRNLREQPIPEKELEEAKSQLKGKMLLAQESMSSRMTRLAKSEIFYDRYITMDELVAEIDRADSGQIRDLCATFFDEDQMTETILMPEDGGIA, from the coding sequence ATGAGTACACCAGACCGCGTTCAAAAAACCGTACTGCCCAACGGCCTGCGCATTGTCACCGAAACCATCCGAACGGTCCGCAGCCTCTCTGCCGGTATCTGGGTGAAAACCGGAAGTCGGCACGAAAAAGAAGAGGCGGCCGGCATCACCCACTTTCTGGAACACATGCTGTTCAAAGGCACCGAGCGACGCTCGGCGTATGATATTGCACAGAGCATGGAGGCGGTCGGCGGCTACCTGAACGCGTTCACCTCGCCGGAAATGACCTGCTACTATGCCCGGTGTCTGGATACCGAGCTGGATACCGCCCTGGACGTGCTCACCGACATGGTGCTGCACTCCCGGTTTCCGGAAGAGGAGATAGAGAAAGAGAAGAAAGTGGTCATCGAAGAGATGAAAATGTACCGGGACAATCCGGAAGACTTTATTTTCGAGGAGTTCCACAAGCAACTGTTCGAGCCCCATCCGCTCGGAAGGCCGATCATCGGGTATGAATCTACAGTCAACAAGTTTGCCCAGAATGACCTGTTTGATTACCTCCACGAACAGTATCACCCCTCCAACGTCATCATCGCTGTTGCAGGCAACGCCGAGCACGACCGGGTGGTGGCGCTCGTTCAAAAATACTTCCAGCCGCTGGAGCGGGATTTCCAGGGCAACGGAGACCAGCCGATCACCCCGTACAAGGCCGGCAGCACGGTCCTGAAACGCCCGATCGAACAGACCCACTTCATGATGGGCAGGCGGGCGCTCTCGGCCACGGATGCCGACCGCTACAAGTTGCTGCTTGCCAATACGGTGCTCGGTTCGGGCATGAGCTCCAGGCTCCATCAGAACATCCGGGAAAAATACGGGTACTGCTACCACATCCAGTCGTTCATGGAGGCGTTTCGCGACTGCGGTCTGTTCGGGATCTACACCGGCACCGACCGCGGCTACGTCGACCACATAAGAGAGCTGATACTCACCGAGCTCCGGAACTTGCGGGAACAGCCGATCCCCGAGAAAGAGCTGGAAGAGGCCAAATCGCAGCTTAAGGGCAAAATGCTTCTGGCCCAGGAGAGCATGAGCAGCCGGATGACCCGCCTGGCGAAAAGTGAGATATTTTATGACCGCTACATCACAATGGATGAACTTGTAGCCGAAATTGATCGTGCGGATTCCGGACAAATTCGCGATCTTTGTGCAACGTTTTTTGATGAAGACCAGATGACCGAAACAATATTGATGCCTGAGGATGGCGGTATTGCCTGA
- the nusA gene encoding transcription termination factor NusA: MQTDISKQIIHSFAEIAKDKGIDRDLLLSILEDVFRSMIRKKYESDDAFSVILNPDRGEIQMMHIREVVPDEELSDPVNEIGISEAKKLDPDLELYDEFAQEIKIEDFGRRSVMMARQTLAQRIREIEKDNIFEDYSDRIGEIVLGDVYQVRNRDILVNHNGVELVLPKNQQIYKDRYRKGDTIRAVVVEVKRQEGNPAVIISRTSPLFLERLFENEIPEVFDGVIEIIKTVREPGDRSKVAVVSHDERVDPVGACVGMKGIRIHSIVRELCNENIDVINYTDDIHTFIKRALQPAHVQSVDLDAKNQRAKVVVPADQVSKAIGKGGVNIRLATQLTGYEIDVYREVEDEDDIDIFEFADDFGDEVVQLLFDIGCDTARAVLELSPEELERRTEGRLELKDAKQIIRTIELEFEEDEV, from the coding sequence ATGCAAACGGATATTTCAAAACAGATTATTCACTCTTTTGCCGAAATTGCAAAAGACAAGGGCATCGACAGGGATCTGCTTCTATCCATACTGGAAGACGTTTTCCGATCCATGATCCGGAAGAAGTACGAGTCGGATGACGCTTTTTCGGTGATTTTGAACCCGGATCGGGGAGAGATCCAGATGATGCATATCCGTGAAGTGGTTCCCGACGAGGAGCTGAGCGATCCCGTCAATGAGATCGGTATTTCGGAGGCGAAGAAACTGGATCCGGATCTGGAATTGTACGATGAGTTCGCCCAGGAAATCAAGATAGAGGACTTCGGCAGGCGTTCGGTCATGATGGCCCGTCAAACCCTGGCCCAGCGAATCCGGGAAATCGAGAAGGATAACATTTTTGAGGACTACAGCGACAGAATCGGAGAAATCGTTCTGGGGGATGTCTATCAGGTGAGAAACCGCGATATCCTGGTCAATCATAACGGTGTGGAACTGGTGCTGCCCAAAAACCAGCAGATCTATAAAGATCGCTACCGGAAAGGGGATACCATCCGGGCCGTTGTCGTGGAAGTAAAACGGCAGGAAGGCAATCCGGCCGTGATCATCTCGCGCACCTCGCCGCTTTTTCTGGAGCGCCTTTTCGAGAACGAGATTCCTGAAGTTTTTGACGGTGTGATTGAAATTATCAAGACCGTCAGGGAACCCGGCGACCGTTCCAAGGTGGCGGTGGTTTCACACGACGAACGTGTTGACCCGGTCGGTGCCTGTGTCGGCATGAAGGGTATCCGTATTCACTCGATTGTCCGTGAACTTTGCAATGAGAATATCGATGTAATCAACTACACGGACGATATCCATACCTTTATCAAGCGCGCTCTGCAGCCCGCCCATGTGCAGTCGGTTGACCTCGATGCGAAAAACCAGCGGGCCAAGGTCGTGGTACCCGCCGATCAGGTCTCCAAGGCGATCGGAAAAGGCGGGGTCAATATCCGGCTGGCAACACAGCTGACCGGCTACGAGATCGATGTATACCGTGAAGTCGAGGATGAAGACGATATCGATATCTTTGAATTTGCCGACGACTTCGGCGATGAAGTGGTGCAGCTCTTGTTCGATATCGGCTGCGATACCGCCCGCGCAGTGCTGGAACTGAGTCCCGAGGAACTGGAGCGCCGAACCGAGGGCCGGCTCGAACTGAAAGATGCAAAACAGATCATCCGGACGATCGAGCTTGAATTTGAAGAAGATGAAGTATAA
- a CDS encoding bifunctional riboflavin kinase/FAD synthetase: MSQPVYIDTYERQPSNVVTVGTFDGVHLGHQALIRNVVGRARERKAPAVVVTFDPHPRDIIHPSTDGVRLLTTLPERSEIMRRYGIDKMVVIPFTRDFSMLSSEQFVRDYVYKRVGVDTFVIGYDHHFGRDREGSIQTLKKLGAELGFSVHVQSAQEVKHTTVSSTVIRRLLEDQGDVDTAAEMLGRRYEMSGTIVRGDRRGRTIGFPTANLQWDDPRKVLPANGVYCVEAELDGQWLSGMMNIGKRPTFDGTPGIVPEVHLFDFDRTVYGSKMRVRFIRRIRGEKKFSGPEALVQQLKNDREMCRAILRELPG; encoded by the coding sequence ATGAGTCAACCTGTTTACATCGATACGTATGAAAGGCAGCCATCGAATGTGGTTACCGTAGGCACATTCGACGGAGTCCATCTTGGTCATCAGGCACTGATTCGGAATGTGGTCGGCCGGGCGCGGGAGAGAAAGGCGCCGGCTGTTGTGGTCACATTCGATCCCCATCCCAGAGATATCATCCACCCGTCAACGGACGGGGTTCGGCTGCTTACCACACTGCCGGAACGCTCGGAAATCATGCGCCGGTACGGAATCGACAAGATGGTGGTGATTCCATTTACCAGGGACTTCTCGATGCTGTCGTCGGAGCAGTTTGTCCGCGACTATGTTTACAAGCGTGTCGGGGTGGATACGTTTGTGATCGGATATGATCACCATTTCGGGCGCGACCGGGAGGGCTCCATTCAAACCCTGAAGAAACTGGGTGCAGAGCTTGGTTTTTCCGTTCATGTCCAAAGCGCGCAGGAAGTAAAACACACGACGGTGAGCAGTACGGTGATCCGCAGGCTCCTTGAGGATCAGGGGGATGTGGATACGGCCGCGGAAATGCTGGGGCGCCGATACGAAATGAGCGGCACCATCGTCCGTGGCGACCGCAGGGGGAGGACTATCGGCTTCCCCACCGCCAACCTGCAATGGGATGATCCTCGCAAGGTGTTGCCCGCCAATGGCGTATATTGCGTAGAAGCGGAACTGGACGGACAGTGGCTTTCCGGGATGATGAATATCGGGAAACGCCCCACATTTGACGGCACTCCCGGTATTGTGCCGGAAGTGCATCTGTTTGATTTTGACCGGACCGTCTACGGAAGTAAAATGCGTGTCCGGTTCATCCGCCGGATCCGGGGCGAAAAAAAGTTCAGCGGCCCCGAAGCGCTTGTGCAGCAACTGAAAAATGACAGGGAGATGTGCCGTGCCATTTTGAGGGAACTGCCCGGATGA
- the rpsO gene encoding 30S ribosomal protein S15: protein MNITTEEKKDIFKKFGKSGDDTGAPEAQIALFTERINRLTDHLRTHKKDHSTRLGLLRLVGKRRRLLNYVMKKDIEGYRKLIKELGIRK, encoded by the coding sequence ATGAATATTACAACAGAAGAAAAGAAGGATATTTTCAAGAAATTCGGCAAATCGGGGGATGACACCGGCGCGCCGGAAGCGCAGATTGCACTTTTTACAGAGCGCATCAACAGGCTTACCGACCATCTCAGGACACATAAAAAAGATCACTCAACCCGCCTCGGGTTGCTTCGTCTGGTCGGAAAGCGCCGCCGCCTTCTCAACTATGTCATGAAAAAGGATATTGAAGGATACCGCAAACTTATCAAAGAGCTGGGTATCCGTAAATAA
- the rbfA gene encoding 30S ribosome-binding factor RbfA has translation MSIRTERVAALLKADLGEILQLDYQHDAILTVTNVRISPDLMQAHVYLSILSTHGDVEQNFELIREKTVEIRKKLAGRIRHQVRRIPELHFHLDDTADYVEKIDSLFRKIESDRKAAPSGDDDSRRDGDDSSDSDPKPGSSARKA, from the coding sequence ATGAGTATTCGAACCGAACGGGTAGCAGCACTGCTCAAGGCCGATCTCGGTGAAATTCTTCAGTTGGACTATCAGCATGACGCGATTCTGACGGTTACCAACGTGCGGATTTCTCCCGACCTGATGCAGGCCCACGTCTATCTGAGCATTCTCTCAACGCACGGGGATGTGGAACAGAATTTTGAACTCATCCGGGAAAAAACAGTCGAAATCCGGAAAAAGCTGGCCGGACGTATCCGCCATCAGGTGCGCAGAATTCCGGAACTCCATTTTCACCTGGATGATACCGCCGACTACGTGGAGAAAATCGACTCCCTGTTCCGGAAGATTGAATCGGACCGTAAAGCCGCTCCTTCCGGGGATGATGACTCGCGCAGAGACGGCGACGACAGCTCCGACTCTGACCCTAAGCCGGGTAGCTCCGCCCGAAAAGCCTGA
- the infB gene encoding translation initiation factor IF-2, protein MTGTAKPKRLFKVASEFNVSTQSIVDSLNENGFGIDNKPNVKITPEMYATLESVYGEDKAKSRDHIRAREEYEERRSTFRTGRNESVTLDSFLEPLDDLQPIDEKKGKDEELPLQPIEKSGDEDGKAAPDSTVADELQPEETAQEKEAEPAAAEEQEPAAEDAPDDAEAETEESVPDQAESEVPEETSPAQDTVADDSAKEPDPGEVADADEETEEIPDLDADDADDEPEAAPEIIRGRKEKLAGTRVLGKIQIADPSDIGGRKKRKKGKKGKAEDTTDAASPALEDEDKPRKKKVAAKKVKGDKPEIKPETETDKPKKKKKRIKSRKAPKVDESDVESKMKETMAMLSTGGSAGRKRQKRRKQKREEMAAEREMMQSERQEQEMRVLEVTEFITVSDLADLLGVSPNEIIMHCMNLGMVVSINQRLEASTIELLAEEYDREVVFVDAQELDEDIDEDEEDDPADLKARSPVVTVMGHVDHGKTSLLDYIRKAKVTAGEAGGITQHIGAYEVNLPDKRNITFLDTPGHEAFTAMRARGAQVTDMVILVVAADDAVMPQTIEAINHAQAGGVPLVVAINKIDKEGASTDRIKQQLSDHNVLVEEWGGNVQVAEVSAHTGQGIDELLDKVLIEAELMELKANPDRKASGIILEAKIDRGKGVVANILIQRGTLRVGDPFVAGSYSGKVRALENEFGDRLEEVGPAQPAQLTGFDGIPQAGDKIVSVQDDRTAKNIAQQRQQIKREQSLRQVKHVTLDDISRRLALGEVAELNIIIKGDVDGSIEALAGSLQKISNEEVKVNIIHTGVGAITESDVLLASASNAIIIGFQVRPSANARKLAETEEIDIRLFSVIYDAVDAVRDALEGLLSPELSEKTTATLEVKDTFRVPKAGTIAGCKVTDGKINRNSNVRLIRDGIVIYEGELTSLKRFKDDVKEVASGFECGLGIKNYNDIKVGDVIEAYVVTETKRKLKSETSE, encoded by the coding sequence ATGACAGGAACTGCTAAACCGAAACGTTTATTCAAGGTGGCATCCGAGTTCAACGTTTCCACGCAATCTATCGTGGACTCCCTGAACGAAAACGGCTTTGGCATAGACAACAAGCCGAACGTCAAGATTACGCCCGAAATGTATGCCACCCTGGAGTCGGTTTACGGTGAAGACAAGGCCAAAAGCAGGGATCACATCCGTGCCCGTGAGGAATACGAAGAGCGTCGGAGTACATTTCGTACCGGCAGAAACGAGTCGGTTACCCTCGACAGTTTTCTGGAGCCGCTCGATGACCTCCAACCGATAGACGAGAAAAAAGGAAAAGACGAAGAGCTTCCTCTCCAGCCGATTGAGAAGTCCGGGGATGAGGACGGCAAGGCCGCGCCCGACAGTACCGTTGCCGACGAACTCCAGCCGGAAGAGACCGCACAGGAAAAGGAGGCTGAACCGGCCGCTGCCGAAGAGCAAGAGCCGGCGGCAGAGGATGCTCCCGATGATGCCGAGGCCGAAACGGAGGAGTCGGTGCCGGATCAGGCGGAATCTGAAGTACCCGAAGAAACTTCCCCTGCACAGGATACCGTTGCAGACGACTCGGCAAAAGAGCCCGATCCCGGAGAAGTCGCCGATGCGGATGAAGAAACCGAAGAGATACCTGATCTTGATGCGGATGATGCCGATGATGAACCGGAAGCAGCTCCGGAAATCATCAGGGGCCGCAAAGAGAAGCTTGCCGGGACAAGGGTGCTCGGAAAAATCCAGATTGCTGACCCTTCGGATATCGGAGGCCGCAAAAAGAGGAAAAAAGGCAAGAAAGGGAAAGCGGAGGATACTACCGATGCGGCAAGCCCCGCACTTGAGGACGAAGACAAGCCAAGGAAGAAGAAGGTAGCCGCCAAAAAGGTCAAAGGCGACAAGCCCGAGATCAAGCCTGAAACGGAAACCGATAAGCCCAAGAAGAAGAAAAAGCGGATCAAGTCACGTAAAGCTCCGAAAGTGGACGAATCGGACGTCGAGTCCAAGATGAAGGAGACGATGGCCATGCTCAGCACCGGCGGATCCGCGGGCAGGAAACGTCAGAAGCGCCGTAAGCAGAAACGCGAAGAGATGGCCGCCGAGCGGGAAATGATGCAGTCGGAACGGCAGGAACAGGAGATGCGCGTTCTGGAGGTGACCGAGTTTATCACCGTCAGCGATCTTGCCGACTTGCTGGGCGTTTCACCTAACGAAATCATCATGCATTGCATGAACCTCGGGATGGTAGTCTCGATCAACCAGCGCCTTGAAGCCAGTACAATCGAGCTGCTGGCCGAAGAGTACGACCGCGAGGTGGTATTCGTGGATGCACAGGAGCTGGATGAAGATATTGATGAGGATGAAGAGGATGATCCGGCCGATCTCAAGGCGCGTTCACCGGTTGTTACCGTCATGGGACATGTCGACCACGGAAAAACCTCCCTGCTTGATTACATCCGGAAGGCAAAAGTTACGGCCGGTGAAGCCGGCGGTATCACCCAGCACATCGGTGCCTATGAGGTGAACCTGCCCGACAAGCGAAATATCACATTTCTGGATACCCCCGGCCATGAGGCCTTTACCGCGATGCGGGCACGGGGAGCGCAGGTCACAGACATGGTAATTCTGGTAGTGGCGGCAGACGATGCCGTAATGCCTCAGACCATCGAGGCGATCAACCACGCCCAGGCCGGCGGTGTACCTCTGGTCGTTGCTATCAACAAGATCGACAAGGAAGGAGCCAGCACAGACCGCATCAAGCAGCAGCTGTCCGATCATAATGTACTGGTGGAAGAGTGGGGCGGAAATGTACAGGTGGCCGAAGTCTCCGCACACACCGGGCAGGGAATCGACGAACTGCTGGATAAAGTACTTATTGAAGCGGAGCTGATGGAGCTCAAGGCCAACCCGGATCGCAAGGCCTCCGGAATCATTCTCGAAGCCAAGATAGACCGAGGCAAGGGTGTAGTCGCCAATATCCTGATACAGCGTGGCACCCTTCGTGTCGGCGACCCCTTCGTTGCGGGATCCTACTCCGGCAAGGTTCGGGCTCTGGAGAACGAATTCGGAGACCGGCTCGAAGAGGTGGGACCGGCCCAACCGGCGCAGCTTACCGGTTTTGACGGCATTCCGCAGGCCGGCGACAAAATTGTCTCGGTCCAGGACGATCGCACCGCCAAGAACATCGCCCAGCAGCGGCAGCAGATCAAGCGGGAACAGTCACTGCGTCAGGTCAAACACGTCACCCTCGACGATATCTCGCGCCGCCTCGCCCTCGGGGAAGTGGCCGAGCTCAACATCATTATCAAGGGCGATGTCGACGGATCCATCGAGGCGCTTGCCGGGTCCCTTCAGAAAATTTCCAACGAGGAGGTCAAGGTCAATATCATCCACACCGGTGTGGGTGCTATCACCGAATCGGACGTGCTGCTTGCGTCGGCCTCCAATGCGATTATCATCGGCTTCCAGGTGCGCCCCTCTGCTAACGCCAGAAAACTGGCTGAAACCGAGGAGATCGACATCCGCCTGTTCAGCGTCATCTACGACGCAGTGGATGCCGTCAGGGATGCCCTTGAAGGATTGCTTTCACCCGAATTAAGTGAAAAGACCACCGCCACCCTCGAAGTCAAGGATACCTTCAGAGTGCCCAAGGCCGGAACCATCGCAGGCTGCAAGGTTACCGACGGAAAAATCAACCGGAACTCCAATGTCCGCCTGATCCGTGACGGTATCGTGATTTATGAAGGCGAACTGACCTCGCTCAAACGGTTCAAGGATGATGTCAAGGAAGTGGCCAGCGGATTTGAGTGTGGCCTGGGCATCAAGAACTACAACGATATCAAGGTGGGCGATGTCATCGAAGCCTATGTTGTGACGGAAACCAAACGCAAACTCAAGAGCGAAACAAGCGAATGA
- the pnp gene encoding polyribonucleotide nucleotidyltransferase produces MKAELRTIEYAPGKELSVDTGRLAKQANGSSFVRIGDTVVMATATAAREPRPGQPFFPLTVEFKETFAAGGKFPGGFIKREGRPSEKEILSARLIDRTIRPLFPDGFMNETQVICQVFSSDGENDGDVIGAVAASLSLTISDIPFEGPMAQVRVARVNGEFVINPTVTELKAADIEMTVGGTLESVVMVEGEMDECSEEEMVEAIRKGHEAIKKLCQFQIDLREELGKEKWADPEPTITEELESKVRELVGDRFIDISRQKLSKKEYGQACKDVRTDVKEQLAEEFPEQEEDISDVCNTIQKESMRKVLLEESQRIDGRKPDEIRPIWTEVGYLPRTHGSAIFTRGETQALASVTLGTKRDEQMIDTLFYNDAKRFMLDYNFPPYCTGEVKMMRGVSRREIGHGNLAERAIKRLVPSTEEFDYTIRVVSDVLESNGSSSMASVCSGSMALMDAGVPLAKPVAGIAMGMIVGDDKHVVLSDIQGEEDHMGDMDFKVTGTTDGITACQMDIKVKGISYEVMVEALQQAREGRLHILERMAESISVPREEVSQYAPSFVKIEVDTDQIGGIIGPGGKVIQSIQRESGAEVMIEEVGNKGVVTISADSKEKIDAAVQKIKGITGNLEEGEIYTGTVRSIKEYGAFVEIMPGRDGLLHISEIDHKRINKVTDVLSEGDQIEVKLLKVEDGGKLRLSRKALIPKEDN; encoded by the coding sequence ATGAAAGCTGAATTAAGAACGATAGAATACGCACCAGGAAAAGAGCTGTCCGTCGATACCGGACGTCTGGCCAAACAGGCTAACGGCAGTTCCTTTGTACGCATCGGGGATACGGTAGTGATGGCCACCGCCACCGCCGCCAGAGAGCCCCGCCCCGGCCAGCCATTTTTCCCACTGACCGTTGAATTCAAGGAGACGTTTGCCGCCGGCGGAAAGTTTCCCGGTGGTTTTATTAAACGAGAGGGCCGCCCCTCCGAAAAAGAAATTTTATCCGCCCGGTTGATCGACCGGACCATCCGCCCGCTTTTCCCGGACGGATTCATGAATGAGACCCAGGTTATCTGCCAGGTTTTTTCGTCGGACGGTGAAAACGACGGCGATGTAATCGGAGCGGTTGCCGCATCCCTGTCGCTGACCATCTCGGACATCCCGTTCGAAGGACCCATGGCGCAGGTGCGCGTGGCGCGGGTCAACGGCGAATTTGTCATCAACCCGACCGTAACCGAACTCAAGGCCGCCGATATTGAAATGACGGTTGGAGGAACGCTGGAAAGCGTGGTTATGGTGGAAGGCGAAATGGACGAATGCTCCGAGGAGGAGATGGTCGAGGCCATCCGCAAAGGGCACGAAGCAATCAAAAAACTCTGCCAGTTCCAGATCGATCTGCGCGAAGAGCTTGGCAAGGAGAAATGGGCTGATCCCGAGCCGACCATCACCGAAGAACTTGAATCCAAGGTACGCGAGCTGGTAGGTGACCGCTTTATCGATATCAGCCGGCAGAAGCTGAGCAAAAAAGAGTACGGCCAGGCCTGCAAGGATGTACGGACGGATGTGAAGGAGCAGCTTGCCGAGGAGTTCCCCGAGCAGGAAGAGGATATCTCCGATGTCTGCAACACCATCCAGAAAGAGTCCATGCGCAAGGTGCTGCTCGAAGAATCACAGCGCATCGACGGCCGCAAGCCGGACGAAATTCGTCCGATCTGGACCGAAGTGGGCTATTTGCCGCGTACGCACGGTTCCGCCATCTTTACCCGCGGGGAAACCCAGGCGCTGGCATCGGTGACCCTCGGAACCAAGCGGGATGAGCAGATGATCGACACGCTGTTCTACAACGACGCAAAAAGGTTCATGCTCGACTACAACTTCCCGCCCTATTGCACCGGCGAAGTGAAGATGATGCGCGGAGTTTCCCGCCGTGAAATCGGTCATGGTAACCTTGCCGAGCGCGCGATCAAGCGCCTGGTACCGTCAACCGAAGAGTTCGACTACACCATTCGGGTGGTGTCGGATGTGCTCGAATCCAACGGCTCTTCCTCCATGGCCTCGGTTTGCTCCGGCTCCATGGCACTGATGGACGCCGGTGTGCCTCTGGCCAAGCCCGTAGCGGGTATTGCCATGGGCATGATTGTCGGCGACGACAAGCATGTCGTGCTCTCCGACATCCAGGGCGAAGAAGATCACATGGGTGACATGGACTTCAAAGTGACCGGTACTACCGACGGAATCACCGCCTGCCAGATGGATATCAAGGTTAAGGGCATCTCCTACGAAGTGATGGTCGAGGCGTTGCAGCAGGCCAGGGAAGGCCGGCTCCATATCCTCGAGCGCATGGCGGAATCCATTTCGGTTCCCCGTGAGGAGGTCTCCCAGTACGCTCCGTCTTTCGTTAAAATCGAAGTGGACACCGACCAGATCGGCGGCATCATCGGCCCCGGCGGCAAGGTGATCCAGTCCATTCAGCGTGAGAGCGGCGCAGAGGTCATGATCGAAGAGGTCGGCAACAAGGGTGTTGTCACCATTTCTGCGGACAGCAAAGAGAAAATTGACGCGGCCGTTCAGAAAATCAAGGGAATCACCGGCAACCTGGAAGAAGGCGAAATCTACACCGGAACCGTTCGTTCTATTAAGGAATACGGTGCGTTTGTAGAGATTATGCCGGGTCGCGACGGACTGCTTCACATCTCCGAAATTGATCACAAGCGCATCAACAAGGTGACCGATGTGCTTTCGGAAGGGGATCAGATAGAAGTCAAGTTGCTGAAAGTGGAAGATGGCGGCAAACTGCGCCTCTCCCGCAAAGCCCTTATCCCGAAAGAGGATAACTGA
- the truB gene encoding tRNA pseudouridine(55) synthase TruB encodes MEMQTDPTSRFPVYDRNNMPSPGSDHSEGAIFLLDKPSGWSSFDIVKFVRGRIRTKKTGHAGTLDPLATGLLILCAGKATKSISRFQDYPKRYRATVAFGSSTPSQDAATQPDGHAPFEHISSDRIAEVLADRLTGTIRQLPPMYSALWKDGKRLYTYARKGEEVEREPREVTVHEARIISWEAGVLGLDVLCSKGTYVRTLAHDLGLALDSRAHLADLRRTDIGPHSVDHAISVEEMRERFRDQS; translated from the coding sequence ATGGAAATGCAAACTGATCCGACGTCCCGGTTTCCGGTTTATGATCGCAACAACATGCCGAGCCCCGGTTCGGATCACTCGGAAGGGGCCATCTTTCTGCTGGACAAACCGTCGGGATGGAGCAGTTTTGATATCGTCAAATTTGTGAGAGGCCGTATCCGCACAAAAAAAACCGGTCACGCTGGAACACTGGATCCCCTGGCAACCGGTTTGCTGATTCTCTGCGCCGGCAAGGCGACCAAATCGATTTCGCGGTTTCAGGACTATCCCAAGCGGTATCGCGCAACGGTGGCCTTTGGAAGCTCAACGCCAAGCCAGGACGCCGCCACCCAACCCGATGGCCATGCCCCCTTCGAGCATATCAGCAGCGATCGCATCGCCGAGGTGCTCGCCGACCGGTTAACGGGTACCATCCGACAGCTTCCCCCCATGTACTCGGCACTCTGGAAAGACGGCAAGCGACTGTATACCTATGCCAGAAAGGGCGAAGAGGTGGAGCGGGAGCCGAGAGAGGTCACCGTGCATGAGGCGCGCATCATCTCCTGGGAAGCTGGGGTGCTGGGGCTGGATGTACTTTGCAGCAAGGGGACCTATGTGCGGACCCTGGCGCATGACCTCGGTCTCGCCCTGGATTCGCGTGCGCACCTGGCGGATTTGCGCCGTACCGACATCGGGCCGCATTCCGTGGATCACGCAATCTCGGTAGAGGAAATGCGAGAACGATTCCGTGATCAATCATGA